ATGCCAGCATCTTTGTCGTTTTACGATTGTAATTTCACAACATATTTTCGTGCAGTCAGTTATACAGTCATTGAGTTAGTCAACCGTCAGGCATTCGTATTTTGCTGGTTGGCCTCAAGCTAACTACAGCCCCAGCCAACAAGGGCTAAGGTGTATTTTTTGCAACAAATGTTCAGTAACCATTCGTCTATGTGTTAACATAGGTCGGCGAGTCGCAGAGTTGGAAATCTACCTGTTCTTGTGCAAGGTTAGCCCTACGACTCGTATTTCAAATTtctgtcttttccttttgagaaggaaaaaaatgaaaaagaaaaccatcATCCTTTCCTTCCGCTTTTTCTAGCTACTTCAGAGGTTTCGCATTGAGTATGTTGGCGAGGAACTGGAGCCTATTCAGAAGCTTCTATCGGTGCCTGAGAAACCAGTGAAGGTCAAGTTGGTGGATCGGTTTTGATTCCAGCGTAACATTTGAAATGACATGCAACATATTGACCGAGATGTCACACAAGGCCATAATCTAATTTTAGCtccgttttgttttttctggtAGATCTACATTGAATGTTCACAGTCAGATTTTGGTTATCACGTAACGCTTTCATATGACTCGCATTTTTatcttcattttgaagtttagtTATCACGCAACCCGGTTTGAAAGCGTGAAGGGTATTacgtgacaatttttttttcggttgtCAGCAGCGATTAACATGACCCAACGGCATCATGAAGTCATCCTGGTGTTATTTATAAATTACTCGTTTGTAATATCCAAAGACTTAAAACTTTCTTAGAGTGAACAGAAAGCTATTATGGTATTTAAATCCTTAAATGGTCTTACACCTGATTATCTAAGCGAGCTGTTTGTTAGCCGTTCTGACGTAACTGAATATCTATTGAGGGACTCGGTAAACAAACTTGCTGTTCCATTGCCCCGCtccaactttttgaaaaacagcTTTAGTTACagcgaaaatttggtttatcaacggagttgataacgtaaattgaccaccgttcAGAGATTGACaacctgacgtttcgagctcgaaacgtcatcttttcGATCTCTgaacggtggtcaatttacgttatcaactccgttgataaaccaaattttcgtgtatcactcccccaccgacgcagcaccacagtttctatagaaactaatcccctttagtTACAGCGGTGCGGTTCTTTGGAACAGTTTACCTTCTGATCTGCGGCAGGCAGAATCTTTAAGTGACTAGTCATCTACTTAagtaatttttgtatttttagaCACGGCATTCATGTAAAGCAGTTTTTAAGGTTTTTGGATTAGATGTAGGAGTAGATATATTTAGTTAATTATGTAATTCGAATAAGTGAAGATTTGGTGAAACATTTGGCGATAAAATGTTGTAAAACAGTACGACGTTTTCAGaatgtcattatcaagtgaaagtTAAAGAAAGAGTTTGGCCCTAATAAAGTCGCTCTGGGTGTTTAAATTGGGTGTTATTGTTCTTATATACAACATTTCATGCTACATTTTTTCAGCATTCTGAACTGGCTCTCATTGAGTAAGTCAATGTAATTACATTGAATTAATAACTGATGAATATACCGTGTTGAAATAAAGTTCACAAACAAACAAGCCCTCCCCGGACTTTCAGTTAGTTAAGTATTCATGATGTAAGAAtgttgaataacaaaagaaaatgtgtgattCATGAAAAAAGCATACATAGAGTGAATTTCCCAAACATGTTTGAGGAAAAATCATTGATATTTAAATTTGTTCTGTGGATGACTTGAGTCGTATCGAGAACATTGGTGATGCAAGCATGAGCGTAAAACAGAAGGTAGTTGTGCCatctttattttcatatttgctaACATTGGCGTCGACACGGCGTTAGCAAATTGCTCTCAGCCCCTGCAAGTTGTGTTTTCAATTGCTTTAGCTcattataaaatacaaattattGCTTCACATCATCATTTGATTTTTAATAACATCATAGCTAAATTAATAGTGTATTATTTTCTCCCTGGGTATTGTTATTGGAATAAGGAGTGCAAGACACTCTGGCCTGGAACAAACCACGCCAGAGCGGACGACAAAAAAGTCGTCGGGAGCTTGAGCCGTCTTCATCGCGCCGGGTGGGAGGGTGGGTGCGGAAACGTTTCTGACCAGGATTCGATCGGAGTGTTAAGCACTATGAATAATATCCTTTATATACATCCACTAATTAATCCCCAGGGAGCCAATCATAACATTTAAGTGACTTCAAATAGTGTATTATTTTCTCCCTGGGTATTGTTATTGGAATAAGGAGTGCAAGACACTCTGGCCTTCCCAAACCCTACTTCTTTCCCGGACATCAGTCCGACACCCCATAAACCACAACCAGGTCATGATTAACATATCTTTAATATTCAGACAGTGTGATACTCCTTCCAAACCTTATCCTATCACAACTCGAGtcgtaataattatttggtataacattatttttaacattatttatCATTGAAAAGCCTGGGTAAACCCACATAAATTATTTAATCTGCTATATTCTTCACCTCTAGCTGGATCCAATTCTGACAAACGCGATGCCGCACCAGCCGGGTTCAAAACCCGCCCTAACTTAATATAATGAAGAGCAGTTTTACTGCTCTTCCATCCTATATGATCCATTATTTCATGCAAACTAACACCAGATAAAGCCAAAGAAACCGCTGCCCCACTTCGAAACCCATGTAAGGTTATACGCCTGTTTGCAAAAGCACTATCTAACGACAAATATTCATTAAGCCTTGCCTGAACTGCTGCGGAACCGAGAGCCTCTGAGGAAACCTTGCCCGATCTTGTCACCGAGCGGAACAGAAAACCAGGGTCCAGTCTTAAACCCAAACACTTACAGATCGAAAAATAGAGCTCAATTCCCGCTACCGGGCAAACCTGCTCATTGCGACCCCTCTTAAAAGCAAAAACGTGGGGATCACCCGATCTCAGAGTCTTTGTCCACACATGGTTAAATAGAAAACCCGAGTTATCCGGAAAACGCCTTATATCCACCGTTTTTAAACCAAGTAAATCTGAAGCCCTATCACCAGCAAAAAATAAGGCCTTAAACACAGCCTGATCCCTCGCCAGAATATAAATATAACTAGGGGTAAGCGCCAAAGACTTAAACTGTGCATGTATACATGCTGAAATACGCCTAAGATCTTCCAAAAACACAGGCTCGGCCTGACGTGGCACAACCCTGGCCTTAAGCTGTTCTTCCTTTATATCAGCTAAGTATCTCTTTACCGACCAATGTGTTGCAGggttgccaatattcaaaactGAATGCCATTCAGCGCCTCTACCATGTTCAAGAAAGATCGCCCGCAATTTCCCAATCAGAGAATCGATCGTACCAAAGGCCAGCCTCTTCGGGCAGTTACAGGCCCCACCCTGGCAACCAGCACAATGTACTTGAGTCCTTCCCCTACGATCCTTCCAAACAAGGAACTCAACTATGTCACCAGGAATCGCCGATTCCAAGGACTTTGCCGGAGACTTGGACGATAAAAATGAACACAATTCCTTTTCTAAAGAACTTTTCTGCCTTACATAACTTGACGAGCCCCTTTGCTTTGCTAATTCATCCAATCTCCCAGCAATCATTTCCTGGTCAATGCGAACCCGATCGCCAGCCAGAGCCCCCTCTACTTGAACCCGGGCATACCCACAGTTTTGGCAATAGGGAAAATGCTCATCATTGGCATAACAACAACGTGGACACGCCACAGACGGCGTAAAGATCTTAGGAACTCTCGGCAATGGCTGAAAACCAAATAAATAAGCTAAACGTTACTCCATGAAACTTCTCAACGTACTACTCTAAATGCCCAGATTTTATACTCGCATTCAGCCGGGCAATACCCCTCCTTCTTGGGAATTAGAATGGTGTCCCTATTCCCTCGCTCTCCAAGGAGATTGCGGCATTCCGACCTTGCCACTAATTCAGGCCACCAGTAAGGCCGAGGATGTAATTCTGGGACTATGATTGAAAAAGACAACCTTAATCCAGACAAATAACGTAGAACAGGGCCAATCAGACCAAACGGTGGAAAAACATAAAGATTACACATATTCTCAGCCAAACCCAAATcctgagaaaacaaattaacacCCTGAGACCCTCTACTTGGAAACGGAGTGAAATGAGGGAGAGGGAGACTATCCTTTCCACAAACTACCTTGGAATCCAAAGCCATTAAGTCGATCGTATGCCCTACCGTACCTCCAAACGCATCCTGAACTAAATTCCAAGCTCTATTCTACAgcaacttttttaaatttcagccgggaaaaaaatcgctggaactttaaaatattttttccgaaactagttcacagagAGGGATGTtttggcaaaataaaaaaaattcgatttttcgttactgattgtcgattctcgaaaaattctGGCGGCTTCTCTTAAGAGTTTTACGAAATATTCTAAGAGAATTCGAATTAGTTACACTTGTAGGCAAGGAATTCCAAAGACGAGGACCAGTAAATTTTAAGGAGATttctattacatgattgccttgttgCATAGGAATGAACAGAAGATGTAAAATTTACAGAAACAGGGGGTAACAATCCATGTGaccactgataaacaaaagaGAGGATCTGTGATTCAATAACATCATTGGGCTTAAGTAGATTGAGAGACTTGAACAGAGGTTCAGAATGGGAGTTTGGTTCAGAGAACGATATGATTCTGATTGCTCTTTTTTGGATAATAAATAATTGTGTTAGAAATGTTGGCATGGACACCATAAGTGAGGAAAGGATAGATAAGAGAGTAATAAAGCATGACAAGAATATGTTTGCTGACATAATATCTCACTTTTGACAAGATACACACAGTTTTGATAGTTTCAAACAAAGCTCATTAATATGACTTTTTCATGTTAAGGGAGTCAAAAGTTATGCCTAAGTACTTAGTAGAGTCAACTTGTTTAATAAGTTCATCATCAATTTTAATCCTTAATGACTGATTACGTTTGAGTTTACTAGAATGAAATAGAATAAAATTAGTTTTAGAGATACGGTTTTTTGctagaaaaataaatgttattatcatcagcaaataaatgaaatgttaGTGAGCAAGAAGTATTGGGCAAATCATTTACATATAATAAGAATAAAAGGGGTCCTCGAATAGATCCTAGTGGAACACAACAAGTCACTGGTAAGGAAAGTGAGTTATGGCGATTAACATTTACAAACTGCATGCCTTGCTCCGGTATAGGAGGGTGCTGACGACGCAGGCATTATAGACAGCCATCTTGGTTTTGGTAGTCAACTTAGAGTTCTCCCAGACACGAGTGACTAATCTCCCCAGCGTCATTGCAGCCTTGCCGATGCGTTTGTTTAACTCGGCGTCATGGGACAGGCTGTCTGTGATAGTGGATCCCAGGTACGTGAACTCGTGGACCACTTCTAGTTGGTAATTGTCGATGATGATGACAGGTGGTGTATCCACGTCCTGACCCAGCACATTGGTCTTCTTTAAACTGATGGTCAGCCTGAAGTCGCGGCAAGCATGGGAGAATCGGTCTATGTTGCTGGAGATCATGTTCTGTGTGCGCAGTAAGGGCTGCATTGTCGGAAAGAGCATGTCTCTTATGGTGGTTTTGCGGATCTTGGTTTTTGCGATGTTGTACAGCTTGCCATCTGATCCTGTATGCATGTACACTCCTTCGGTCGAGGTCCCAAAGGCATGTTTAAGAAGGAGGGAAAAGAAGATGCCAAAGAGTGTTGGGGCAAGGACACAGCCTTGCTTCACACCGCTCTTGATGTTGAAAGGTTCGGACACGCTGCCTTCGTACTGAATGGTTGCCTTCATGTCATCAGATCATCATACATTGatctgcggatttgaaatcaagtgagctatgatcttcgcagttatgaacgcaatttaagcaattgcgtatagaagcctgaaaaagtcaggacttcaacggggtttgaacacGTGGTACACTGTATGGGTAACAAGACTTGCTAGCATCCATCTTACCAATTAAAGTCCAAATTTCATGTGAAGTGACAggggataaaaaaaattgatcctGAATAGTTACCCCTAAGGTAAGCTCAgcctaaaacaaaagaatattttggGCAAAATATTGGGTTTATGAGCGAAAGGGATTCATGTGTTGAgcagtttaaaaagaaaatgatggaAGGTCCATATGATATATGTTGTGTATGTAATAGAACACTATGTAAAAAAATCAGTCCTAAAATTGAACACAAGTAGCTACCCATCTCAAGATATTCTTAAAATACAATCATCATATGATGGAAAAGAATATACCTGCAAGACCTGTCACTCAAAAGCCATACAAGGAAGACTTCAATGTCAGGCAATTGTGGACAATTTAAATGTTGACGATGTACCAACTGAGCTTGGAAATCTCaaaaaactagaacaaataTTAATTGCACAGCACATCATACACTGTATTTGAAAAAGTAATAGTTATgccaaaaggaaaacaaagaaaaattaaaggtGCTATATGTAATGTACCAGTTAACTGTGATCAAACATGTAAGATATTGCCTTGTCCTCCTGAAAGATCTGGTATAAttctaaaaaagaaaacttcagtTCAGAGGACATTCAATCCCGCGATTGCTATGACAACTAACGACTAAGCCGTGAATCTTTCATACAAAGCGTCTTATAAAAGCCGCCCTCGTATAAATGGTCCAGTTTGCGTCTCGTAAGCTGCAGCTTGTGTAAACCGCGCCTTATTTTCTCCGATGTTTCGATTGAATTTCGTATGACTTCAAATGACAAAACATTCAGCTCAATTGCAATATGGTGCTTCTCAGTATAACTACTGCCTGGGTACACGCAGTAATGAGTCTAGTTTTATAGGAGACAAACTTAGGCTTATATTTTACTTATATTGTACATTGTAGATATTTTAttccatttattttatttgtttttaatattgtaattaggCAGCGCTTTAGACAATTATtgcattttattcatttttatttttattttttttatttaagtcaATATTTAGACAGGAATGTCCACtttagcaaagctagtttaaatggagtcctgaaTATAAGATAATACAAAAAAAGTTGTAAATATATTGTAACTTAGATACaaataaaacaactaaacaGAATAACTAAACACTAAATTCTCCCTCGATTTATTTAAGCCCTATAGCTGTTTAAAATGTCGCTTGTTCTCACTTTTAAATTTAGAGAGATCTTCAATAACTC
Above is a genomic segment from Acropora muricata isolate sample 2 chromosome 1, ASM3666990v1, whole genome shotgun sequence containing:
- the LOC136910510 gene encoding uncharacterized protein, coding for MKATIQYEGSVSEPFNIKSGVKQGCVLAPTLFGIFFSLLLKHAFGTSTEGVYMHTGSDGKLYNIAKTKIRKTTIRDMLFPTMQPLLRTQNMISSNIDRFSHACRDFRLTISLKKTNVLGQDVDTPPVIIIDNYQLEVVHEFTYLGSTITDSLSHDAELNKRIGKAAMTLGRLVTRVWENSKLTTKTKMAVYNACVVSTLLYRSKACSL